The Mangifera indica cultivar Alphonso chromosome 19, CATAS_Mindica_2.1, whole genome shotgun sequence nucleotide sequence CTTCCTCCACTCTTCTTTCACaaaatctcttcttttctctcaaaattTCCACCGTTTTTATTCCCCAAAGCCCCCACCACCAACACCCCACCAAGAAGAAGATGACGCGTGTCCCACATCCGGTCTAAACAGGCCTTTGTCTGAGGTTCTTAAAGAACTCAACAAGAAAGTTCCTGAATCTCTCGTTAAACTTCGTGTTGAAGATGGGTTCTCCGTCAAGTACATTCCTTGGTAATATCAAGTTTGCTCTTCATTTGAAAGTGACAAAcccatttgtttttttatgttttcttgacGTTATCATTGACTTTTTGGTTTTTTGGCAGGCATATTGTTAATCGGATTATGAATCTTCATGCACCGGGTATGCCAATTTTTTATGGCTAAATTTTTTGACTTGTTGAGCTTTTGTATATTTATAGGATTTGTTATCAATTTTAGGGAACTTTAGTGACGGTTTTGATGAGCTTTAGTGGAGGTTTATGAAGATTTGATTAGTTTATGGAGGTTtctgggatttttttttttttccaaaccgAAATTGTGTTTTGCTCATGTGGGAATTAATAGAAAGGTCTTATGGACCTTGTTTGAGGCTTGGCCTTATTGTAATCAGAATTCCTGTTAAGAGGAGACTCACTGTTTGTATGTAGGCTA carries:
- the LOC123202634 gene encoding DNA repair RAD52-like protein 1, mitochondrial isoform X1, with the translated sequence MAPFISSLKKSLFLHSSFTKSLLFSQNFHRFYSPKPPPPTPHQEEDDACPTSGLNRPLSEVLKELNKKVPESLVKLRVEDGFSVKYIPWHIVNRIMNLHAPEWSGEVRNITYSANGKSVSVVYRVTLYGTDAEIHRESTGTASVDAEGYGDAVQKAEAMAFRRACARLGLGLHLYHEEL
- the LOC123202634 gene encoding DNA repair RAD52-like protein 1, mitochondrial isoform X2, with amino-acid sequence MAPFISSLKKSLFLHSSFTKSLLFSQNFHRFYSPKPPPPTPHQEEDDACPTSGLNRPLSEVLKELNKKVPESLVKLRVEDGFSVKYIPWHIVNRIMNLHAPEWSGEVRNITYSANGKSVSVVYRVTLYGTDAEGIYRDSFSGCRRLWGCCTES